The following DNA comes from Teredinibacter haidensis.
CAATTAGCTTACCGTTGGTGGTAACGCTTATTTGCTCGCCGCCGTTGGCCTTCTCTAAGTATTTCAATAGGTTAGCTCTAAAATCGCTAATATTTACAGTTTGCATAGCCGTACCGCTCGTTAGTTGTACAATTAAGCTGTACAATATAGCGTAAAATGCATAACAAAGCCATAAACCCTGACGCCCAATGCTACGCTGGTATTTGGGCATGGCCTAAGGCCATTTTTGCCCAAAAACCAGCTCCACATTGGCGGCAGGTTATAGCAACGTTACTTGTCTAATCTAAAAAGTTTAATGTGCTTTTAATTTGCAATAGGGTGTTCCTAAATCTGTCACCCTCCATCAAGTTTAGGTAAGCCACCTTTGGTCGCTTACAGCGTGCTTTGTAAGAGGCAGATTTGGTATTCGGTAAAGCTACGTTGCAGAAAACGCAACCAAGCTTTACCTAGCAAAGGGAATTTGCGGTTTATTCCTCCCGTTCGTTCCTTTCTGTTGGTTGCCATAATCACTTGTTGTTTTGGGTCAATTTTATGCCTTCTGTTTTGGCTATCCCACGGTTATAGTTGGGCCTAACCAAAGCTTCAGGCTTTTCAAATAAATACAGCAATTGGCGTAACAGCGTAGCTCAAAGCGAGTAGGTGTTTGGTACAAGTAACAAACCAAGCCAGAAGGACTTACTTTGCCGTCGCTTCGCTCCAAAACGCAAAGTAAGCCTCTGCTTGGGGCGTTATGCAATAAATTGAGAAGTCTTCATTATGGAAATTATTGCCGGAATCATTGAGGCAATTGTAGGTTTTATTGTTGCTATCGTAGAGGCAATAGTAGGGCTTTTTGTGGCAGGTGTTGAAGTGCTTACAGCTTGGGAGGTTTTTGGAATCCTGGTTGTTCTATTTGTTGAGTTTATATTTTGGGTTATTCTCTTTGTTGTAGAATTAGTGGCGTCGCTTTTTAGATGGCGTAAGCCGAGGAAGGTTGTAAAGCCTGTTCTATGGCGGCCTAAAAAACTCAATAATAAGGTAGAGAGTGACCCAAATGCATAAAAAAAGTATACACTCGACAAAAACTGCGTCGCTCCGTTTGTGTAAGGGCTTCGCCTATTTTACACAAACTACACGCCACAGTTTTTGCGTGTGATACTGGCGTTATAAGCGCTCGTAGTTGGTTGTAAGGTTTTTACGTGTTTCAATTGAACGCTGAGCTTTACTGAAAGTTTTGTGGAATCAGTTTTAAGCTAAAAGGCAGCCTGTCGGCCGCCATAGTTTGAGGTTAAGAGTGTTCGTTCTCGGTGCGAGTAATACCAACCAAACTAAATTGTTAAAGAACAACAATATAGTTTGGCTTAGTCAACCAGTTTGTTGTTGGCTGTTTGACTCCGTTCCAACCATCTTTGCGTCGGCCAAGTCAAAATATTGAAGTAGCGTCTTTGAGTAAGGTGTTGTGGTAATCACTAGGAAGTTCGGTGCGATTCCGCTTATAACAAATTACTTAAACATCGTTCCGGCCAAAAGACGGCCTCCACTGGACGCAGCAAGCTGCGCCGTTTAGCAAAACGTTATAAGCCATTATGAACATCACCGAGAATTCCAGAGAATATTTAGCAGATTTTATTCGCCTCAATGAGGAGTGGATTGGCCATTATTTTGCAATCGAAGAAACTGACAGAAACTTAGCTTCTAACCCATTTAAGATCATCGAAGATGGGGGTTATATTTTCTCTTTGATTTCAGGAGATAAAGTCATAGGCGTATGTGCATTATTTAATGAAGGTGAGGGTGTTTTTGAGCTTGCAAGAATGGCCATTTCTCCAGCATACCAAGGAAATGGTTACGGAAACCGGCTAATTGAGCATTGCCTTTCAAAGCTCAAAAAAATTAACGCCCAAAGAGTTTATTTGGTTTCAAACACTAAGCTAGGTACTGCTATAGGTTTATACAAAAAATATGGTTTCCAAACTGTCTCAGAAGGGCCTCACCCTGTATATTCAAGGGCAAATATAGTTATGGAGCGTCATGTCTTATAACAAGCGGCTCAAACCGACCTCCACTGCGTTGCTCGTTTTGTGCTTTTCCGCTACGCTCGCACAAAACAATCAACTCCGTTCCGGCGGCTTAGCCGGGCGTTATGCATTTAAGGATAGATTATGAAGTCAATAATTATAATGTTGGTCTCGCTATTGCTAGTCTCATGTAAAGATAATGGAAGTTCAGGCACCCTCGAGGAAGAAAGCATACAAGTCTACATAAATAGCGGGGCTATTCAGTGTGAAACTACAGGAAATTCATTTCAGGTTACTGCTCAAACCTTAATTGAACATGGTATTGATGTTATTAATTCAACATGTGGCTATATAACAGGGCTTGCGGTCGCAGCTCAATGTGGTCTTGGCGATAGCAATATTAATATTCATACCATTTCAGCTCAAAATTTACCAGATGCTATAGAGCTGGGCTATGAGAGTACAGACACCCTTCCTCAAGGGTACACCGAAATATGTGAGAGCGATGCATAACAATTTTCTCCAGCCGACATCCAAACCTCCGCGCCTTTTTGTGCTTTCGCTTCGCTCATTGTCGCACAAAAAAGGCGCTACAGTTTGGCTGCGGCTGAGCAAGGCGTTATATGCAGGGTCGAGTTCAGTGACAAAATGTAGACTGTGTGAAGAAGAAAAGGATTTGGAGTTAAGCCATATAATCCCCAAGTTTGTTTTTCGTCACCTTAAAAAAACATCACCTACAGGCAATATTCGCTCTACTGAAAATCCAAATAAGTCTACCCAAGACGGTCTGAAAATACCTTTTCTATGTGGTGACTGCGAAGATTTATTTAGTGTATGGGAGACTAAATTCGCAAATGAAATATTCTTCAAGTATCAAGACGGTAGCGAAAATACCTTTTCCCATGATACTTGGCTAACTAAATATCTTGCCTCCGTTTCGTTCAGGGTTTTGTCGTATGCTTACCATGAGGTTGGGCTAGATTATTTTGATGAAGGTATGCTTCGTCATGTTCCCACCGCAATTGATCGACTCAGAAACTATCTGCTGGGGAAATCCACTAATCCTGGGGAGCAACGCCAACTGCTATTGCTCTTAGATAAAGCAAGCGAGCCCTCAGATAGTGATTTTAATATGTACCTCGTACGCGGTATAGAGCACGATGTCCTTACAACGGATAAAGACTCATTTGTATATATAAAATACCTTAAGTTTTTGCAATTATGCCCAATAAAACTATCAAGTAACAAAGGCTGGAAAACTGCTCGTATATCGCCAAACAAAGGCACTTTGGCAGTAAAAGACCATGAGCTCCCAGATTACGTATCTAATAGGTTAAGGAAAGGCACCGAAATACTCACATCAAGTCGAGATAATATTTCAGAAAAGCAGGCATCCATAATTTGCTCCCGAGTTAAAGCGGTGCCAACGGAAAAGCTGTTAGAATCACCAGTTGCAAAGGCAGCATCGAAACATGATATATAAATCGGGCAAAGCATATAACAATTTAAGCAAGCGGGACTGCCGTACCGGCAGCCCCTTCTTAAGGCGTTATAAGCGCTCGTAGGTGGTTGTAAGGTTTTTACGTGTTTCAATTGAACGCTGAGCTTTACTGAAAGTTTTGTGGAATCAGTTTTAAGCTAAAAGGCAGCCTGTCGGCCGCCATAGTTTGAGGTTAAGAGTGTTCGTTCTCGGTGCGAGTAATACCAACCAAACTAAATTGTTAAAGAACAACAATATAGTTTGGCTTAGTAAATCAGTTTGTTGTTGGCTGTTTGACTCCGTTCCAACCATCTTTGCGTCGGCCAAGTCAAAATATTGAAGTAGCGTCTTTGAGTAAGGTGTTGTGGTAATCACTAGGAAGTTCGGTGCGATTCCGCTTATAACAAATTACTTAAACATCGTTCCGGCCAAAAGACGGCCTCCACTGGATGCAGCAAGCTGCGCCGTTTAGCAAAACGTTAGGGCGCTGCTAGTGAGAGACTCAATGAGAATATTACTTATAGCTGTATTTTTAATTATCTCAGTAGTGTCGCTTGCGCAGACTGAAGGTGAGTCTGCGTTAGTGAGTATGTCAAAAACTGTAGGCCAGTCGTCCTGTGAAAATGAGATTAATTACAAAGGCCTATTTTCGTTGTCGCTGTCAGGACAGTATACAGGAGCGTCTACAATGGAATGGCTTTCGCAAATAAACGAAACAGCATTCTTTAAATGCCCTAAAGGGTTCTTGCGGTATTTGTCGTTACTGCCAAATATGGAACAAGATAAGGTGCTAATGTATTTTGGTATTGTAAATCCTCCGTGGGAAATAGCAGCCGCTTTAGAGCCATATGAAAATAGCACTGAACTAGGTGGCTTTATAAGCAGTAAGTTAAGTGGTTTTAAAAAGTATTCAAAGCCCTAACAAGTAGCTGCACCTGACAAATATTGCTACGCTCGTTTTTGTGTATGTCGCGTAGCTCCATTTTACACAAAAACGCTCTCCGCAATATTCGCAGGTGAGCTAGGCGTTAGCACTCTTGGTCCTTCTCACGAAATATGAATAAACTAAAACCAATCATATTCTTGCTTTCTATCTTATTGGGCCTTGAGTCTCTTGCAGTAGAAATCCCAACAAGTGCCCGAGCAGAAAGATCCATAGCAAGCGTAGAGCCAGCGTTGAAGAAGGAGCTATCGAATCTAGGTCTTAAATACGGGGCACCTATATTTATCCGTATCTTCAAAGACCCTGGGGTACTTGAAGTATGGGTTGAGTCCGATGATGGAACCTTCGTAAACTTCAAAAACTATGATATCTGCACCTTTTCAGGCAATCTCGGTCCGAAGCTGAAGCAAGGTGACAACCAAAGCCCTGAGGGCTTCTACTATGTTAATGCAGGCAGGCTAAACCCCTGGAGTAGTTACCACTTATCTTTCAATTTAGGCTACCCCAATAAATACGACCGCTTGCAAGGCCGTACCGGTAGTGCACTGATGGTTCATGGCAGCTGCGTATCCATAGGTTGCTACGCGATGACCGACGCATATATTAATGAAATTTACGCCCTTGGCGTTGCTGCGCTAAAATCTGGGCAACCCTATTTTAGGGTTCATTCATTCCCTTTCAAACTTGAGGGCGTTACCCTATTAAAATACAGCTCAAATCAGTGGCATTCGTTTTGGCTTAACCTCAAAGAGGGTTATGATTACTTCAATAAACATAAACAACCGCCAAACGTTGAGGTATCCAATGGTAAATATGTGTTCGGCGCGTAATCCAGTGCTAACAAGTAAAGCAAGCCGACGCATAAATGCGCGGCTTCTTTAAGCGTTATGGCGGGTTTAAATGATTTAGTTGTCGTTCCAGAATTTTTATTAAATTGAGAGTTCGCAGTTTAGTAAGTGCAATCGTGGAGAAAAAACAAATAGTTTCACTCGGCGCAAGAAAGCTACCAAGTGGTAACAATAGAAAGCATTGAAATAAGGTGAGTGAAAAACGGTTCGTTCCTTGGCTCACCGTTTAAGATTCCACTGCGAAACAAAAATGGGTAGTTCGCATCTTCAAAGCTCCATCAAGAAGGTGCGAATTGTAAGAATAGTAGTTTAAACTGGTTGGGTTTTTAATAGGCTAAAGTTCCGCGTTCGCTCCACAAAGAGCGTTGTAGGAAATAAGTGCCACCCAGCTCATAACAAATCGCTGCACTCGGACGCATATTGCTACGCTCGTTTTTATGTATGTCGCGGTGCTCCATTTTACATAAAAACGCTCTCCGCAATATGCGCCGGTGAGCTCGACGTTATAAGCGCTCGTAGTTAGTTGTAAGGTTTTTACGTGTTTCAATTGAGCACTGAGTTTTTTGAGAGTTTTGTGGAACCACTTTTAGGCTAAAAGGCCGCCTGTCGGCCGCCATAATTTGAGGTTAAGAGGGTTCGTTCCCGGTGCGGGTAATGCCAGCCAAACTAAATTGTTAAAGAGCAACAATATAGCTTGGCTTAGTAAACAATTTGTTGGTGGTTGTTTGAGTTCGTTTCGACAATCTTTGCGTGGGCTAAGTCAAAATATTGAAGAAGGGTCTTTGAGTAAGGTATTGTGGTACTCACTAGAAAGTTCAGTGCGGTTCCGCTTATAACAAATTACTTAAACATCGTTTCGGCCAAAAGACGGCCTCCACTGGACGCAGCAAGCTGCGCCGTTTAGCAAAACGTTATGAGTAGGTGCTAATGAAATATCTAATCTTATCCATTATATTTATTTTCGCTAAAAATTCTTATGCAGTTGAGGCGTGTCCCCATGAGAATAGCGAGTCTATATTGCAAGATTATCTTTATGATGTTCGCTTACCTTTTACCGCGCTTCAGTATTTCAACATAAACAAACCTGATGAGGCTCGTCATAGCCTTACTCGTGATTTATCCAATACTATTTATGGGTTAGGTCAACTTTTGCCCTATGAAGAGTGCTTTGAAAATGAAGCCGAACTTGATCGAGCATGGGGAATGATTAGAGTTCTTGCTGTCATGCATGAGAAGTATCCCGTGCCAGAGTGGAAGAATAATGAGCTAATATTATCAATTCTACAAAAAGCTAAAGAAATAGATCCAGCTCAGACTGCAGGGGTAAGAAATAGAGATTGGAGCAAGCAGCAATGAAACTCATAACAAGCGCATCATGGTTCAGCCGCTTCGCGGCTTGGACTCACAAAAGCTGCGCTTTTGCTCGCCCCATATACGAACGTTATAAGCGCTCGTAGTTGGTTGTAAAATTTTTACGTGTTTCAATTGAACTCTGAGTTTTTCTGAGAGTTTTGTGGAGTCACTTTTAGGCTAAAATGCCGCCTGTCGGCCGCCATAATTTGAGGTTAAGAGTGTTCGTTCTCGGTGCGAGTTATGCCAGCCAAGTTAAATCGTTAAAGAACAACAATATAGTTTGGCTTAGTAAATCAGTTTGTTGTTGGCTGTTTGACTCCGTTCCAACCATCTTCGCGTGGGCTAAGTCCAAATATTGAAGTATGGCATTCGAGTAAGGTATTGTGGTCCTCACTAGAAAGTTCGGTACGGTTCCGCTTATAACAAATTACTTAAACATCGTTCCGGCCAAAAAGACGGCCTCCACTGGACGCAGCAAGCTGCGCCGTTTAGCAAAACGTTATGTTAACCGACTGCCCTCACAAATCGTAGGGTGAACTCATTAAAGGATTTACTATGAATAAAATAATTGGATTAATGTTTATTGTTGTAATCACGGCATGTGGAGGAGGCAATGATAGGAGTAATACTGAAAGAAATTCCGATATTGTAGGTCTTTGGTCTTCCGAGTTTGTCAGAGGTGGTGAAACAGGCAATAAGTTTTTAATAATCACAGGTTCAACTATAGATTTTTACGAAGTAGGTAATGGGACTATTATGAATGAATGGTACTCAGGTCTAGATACCGAAACTTCATATGTTTTTAGCATTGATGGAGTTGAAGGAGATTATCTACTAGATGGTGATGAACTAGTTATGATGTATTCAGATTCTGAGATAAATACAGCAAGAATTACCGAAGAGGAGTCTGGTTCAGAAATTTATTCATGGCAGATTGGGAACGGTTCAGTAGGGCAGGAAGAGCGTATTAGATATCGAGTTACATCAAATCAGCTAGTGTTGATCTCTGGTAGTGAAGAAGAAATATACATTAGAGTGAATTAACATAACAAGCACTTAAAGCTGACCTACACTGCGTCGTCGTTTTTGTGCTGATCCGCTGCGCTAGCACAAAACCAACGACTCCGTTCCGGCAGCTTAAGTGAGCGTTATAAACGCTCGTAGTTGGTTGTAAGGTTTTTACGTTTTGCAATTGAGCAACGAGCTTTCTGAGAGCTTTGTGTAATCACTTTTAAGCTAAAGGGCCGCCTGTCGGCCGCCAAAGTTTGAGGTTAGGAGTGTTCGTTCTCGGTGCGAGTTATACCAGCCAATCTAAATTGTTAAAGAACAACAATATAGATTGTCTTTGTAAATAATTTGTTGGTGGTTGTTTGACTTCGTTTCGACAATCTTTGCGTCGGCTAAGTCAAAATATTGAAGAAGGCTCTTTGAGTAAGGCATTGTGGTCCTCACTAGCTGGTTCTGTACGGTTCCGCTTATAACAAATTACTTAAACATCGTTCCGGCCAAAAAGACGGCCTCCACTGGACGCAGCAAGCTGCGCCGTTTAGCAAAACGTTAGAAGTATCCAATACGGTATATCGCATTGTCTTTGGGTGTGTGGTTCTTGCGGAAGTTGTGTGCAAAACGTTGTAGCCCGTCGTGCCGTCAATGGGCAGTGTTGCATCTCGTGCAAAGTGCCATTAATGTGGTTTTCTATCGTAGAGGGTAAGGGTGTCAATTGCAGTTTGGCCCTTCGGATCTTCGTGCTTTCGTTGATCTGGGTGGTGGAATTCAAGTTTGTTGGTTGCGTTCTTGGTGCCATTATCAAGTTTGGTATGCAGCGGCCAGTATAGAATGTTTAACCGGGTTGCCTTTGTAGTGGTTTAAAGGTTCATCCATCTAACAAGTGCAGTCACCGGACATAAAATTGCTTAGCGCGTTTTGTGTTTCGCTGCGCTCATTTTTACACAAAGCACCCTAAGCAATTTTATGCCGGTGCTACAGGCGTTATAAGCGCTCGTATTTGGTTGTAAGGTTTTTTACGTTTTTCAATTGAGCGCTGAGGCCCCTGAGGGTTTCGTGGAACCACTTTTTGGGCTAAAAGGCAGCCTGTCTGCCGCCATAGTTTGATGTTAAGAGCGTTCGTTCCCGGTGCGAGTTATACCAGCCAAACTAAATTGTTAAAGAACAACAATATAGTTTGGTTTAGTCAATCAGTTTGTTGCTGGTTGTTTGACTTCGTTCCAACCGTCTTTTCGTGGGCTAGGTCAAAATATTGAAGCAGGGATTTTGGTTAAAGTATTGTGGTACTCACTAGAAAGTTCAGTGCGGTTCCGCTTATAACAAATTACTTAAACATCGTTTCGGCCGAAAAGACGGCCTCCACTGGACGCAGCAAGCTGCGCCGTTTAGCAAAACGTTATGGCGGGTTTAAATAATTTAGTTGTAGTTCCAGAATTTTTATTAAACTGAGAGTTCGCAGTTTAGTAAGTGCAATCGTCGAGAAAGAACAAATAGTTTCACTCGGCGCAAGAAAGTAGCCAAGTGGTTCCAATAGAAAGTATTGAAATAAGGTGAGTCTAAAGCCATTCGTTCCTTGGTTCACCGTTTAGGATTTCAATGCGAAACAAAAGTGGGTAGTTCGCATCTTCAAAGCTCCATCAAGAACGTGCGAATTGTTAGAATAGTAGTTTAAACTGGTTGGGTTTTTTTGGGGTATTGGTTTCGCTAAAGCTCCACAAAGAGCGCTGTAGAAAATAAGTGCCACCCAGCACATAACAAATCGCTGCACTCGGACGCATATTGCGGAGAGCGTTTTTATGTATGTCGCGGTGCTCCATTTTACATAAAAACGCTCTCCGCAATATGCGCCGGTGAGCTCGGCGTTAGGTAATTTGTTGATGATTTCATTCAATGAAATTTTAAATATAGGGAAATTTTTATTACATGAATATGTTAAAGATAATAGAGTCCGTAGGAAAAAATGGTAAAAACCAAATCTCAGATGTCAAAAAGATCAGAGTACTATTAAATTGCTATCTTCGTTCTAAATCAAAAACTGGACTTATTATATCGGGAAAAGCCGATATCAATCTAGAAGAGGCAATTGCATTATTTCAAAAAGACTATGTTGGGTCATCTAAACCTGATTCAAAAATAGACGTAAATGGAAAGTCTTATAATAAATTAAAAGAATTTTTGAATAGCATATTTAAGCCTGTAGCGTTATCTCCACCAACATATGGAATTGTCACTTGGGAATCAGAAGGGGCGGAGGGGGGGCCATATCATAGTCGAAAATTACATGTACCAAGTACTTCTTCTGGATTAACTCTTGGAAGAGGGTATGACTTTTGAAGGAAATCTCAGAGTAAAATCTATAATGATTTAACTTCGTCAGGCGTAGACGCTAAAATTGCCACTATTTTAAAGCAAGCATCAGAACTTTTCGGTGTAAGTGCATCACAGTTTGTAATAGATAAAGATTTATTAGATTTACAGATAAGCGGTGAAGTACAAAAGAATCTATTTAAAATAAGCTATGATATTGAAAAATCAGAAGTAAAGAGAATCTGTGAGAAGGCATTGGTAAAAAAGACGTACGGTACCACTGATTGGTCTGGGCTCCATAGTACAATTAAAGATATGGTAATAGATTTAAAATTTAGAGGTGATTACACTCCGTCAGCAAGGAAAATCATACAAAAAAGTATTGCTGAAAATAATCTAACTGAATTTAAAAAGAAAATAAAAGATAAACGTAACTGGTCGAACGTTCCACCTGATCGCTTTATCAGACGTTCATCATTTATGGATAAAACCTGATATATCTAAAGGAATTAAAGTGAAAAATGTAATTTGTAAATTTGTATTTAGTCTATTTGTTCTGTTTTCTTTTGCATGTATGGGTAACTCTGCATCAGAAGAAACAATTCCATTATCAATTGATGCGGTTAGCACTTCTCGTGTTGGTGAAAACTTAATTCGAGTAATTCGTTACAACATGGAGTTAGAGCCCCAAATTACAATAGAAAGACTTTCTACTCCAGTATTAAGTCTAATCGAGTCAAAAACTATAAACTCCATTGTCATATCAGGAGAAAAATTAGATTTTAATAGAGGACAGGGTGTATTTATCGAAGATTTTTCCATCGAAAAATCAAGGATTCATATAAAATTAGAATATTTTTACCCTAAAGGTGAGTCTGTAATCGCAGAGTGCGAAATGTTGGTCACCGTAAATAATTTTGAACCATTGAAATGCCGAAAATCACTTCAAAATTGAAATTAAAATGCCTAACAAGGGCACTTAAACGGAACTAAAACAGTGGGTTACGTTTCGCTTCGCTACACATTTTAACCCACTATTTTAGTCCGCTTAGTGCGGCGTTA
Coding sequences within:
- a CDS encoding GNAT family N-acetyltransferase, encoding MNITENSREYLADFIRLNEEWIGHYFAIEETDRNLASNPFKIIEDGGYIFSLISGDKVIGVCALFNEGEGVFELARMAISPAYQGNGYGNRLIEHCLSKLKKINAQRVYLVSNTKLGTAIGLYKKYGFQTVSEGPHPVYSRANIVMERHVL
- a CDS encoding L,D-transpeptidase family protein, whose amino-acid sequence is MNKLKPIIFLLSILLGLESLAVEIPTSARAERSIASVEPALKKELSNLGLKYGAPIFIRIFKDPGVLEVWVESDDGTFVNFKNYDICTFSGNLGPKLKQGDNQSPEGFYYVNAGRLNPWSSYHLSFNLGYPNKYDRLQGRTGSALMVHGSCVSIGCYAMTDAYINEIYALGVAALKSGQPYFRVHSFPFKLEGVTLLKYSSNQWHSFWLNLKEGYDYFNKHKQPPNVEVSNGKYVFGA